One part of the Arabidopsis thaliana chromosome 1 sequence genome encodes these proteins:
- a CDS encoding oleosin-B3-like protein (FUNCTIONS IN: molecular_function unknown; INVOLVED IN: response to cadmium ion, response to salt stress; LOCATED IN: chloroplast, chloroplast stroma, plasma membrane, chloroplast envelope; EXPRESSED IN: 27 plant structures; EXPRESSED DURING: 14 growth stages; BEST Arabidopsis thaliana protein match is: nodulin-related protein 1 (TAIR:AT2G03440.1); Has 64 Blast hits to 64 proteins in 17 species: Archae - 0; Bacteria - 0; Metazoa - 0; Fungi - 3; Plants - 61; Viruses - 0; Other Eukaryotes - 0 (source: NCBI BLink).) — translation MNFISDQVKKLSSSTPEEPDHNKPVEGTETATRPATNAELMASAKVVAEAAQAAARNESDKLDKGKVAGASADILDAAEKYGKFDEKSSTGQYLDKAEKYLNDYESSHSTGAGGPPPPTSQAEPASQPEPAAKKDDEESGGGLGGYAKMAQGFLK, via the coding sequence atgaaTTTCATCTCCGATCAGGTAAAGAAACTCTCAAGCTCAACACCAGAGGAGCCAGACCACAACAAGCCAGTCGAAGGAACCGAAACAGCTACAAGACCAGCTACCAACGCCGAGCTCATGGCAAGTGCCAAGGTTGTAGCTGAAGCTGCTCAAGCCGCAGCTCGTAACGAATCAGACAAACTCGACAAGGGTAAAGTCGCCGGAGCCTCTGCTGATATCTTAGACGCTGCCGAGAAATACGGTAAGTTCGATGAAAAGAGTAGCACTGGTCAGTACCTCGACAAGGCTGAGAAGTATCTCAACGACTACGAGTCGTCACACTCCACCGGTGCTGGTGGTCCTCCTCCTCCGACGAGTCAGGCTGAGCCAGCAAGTCAGCCTGAGCCGGCGGCTAAGAAAGACGATGAAGAGTCTGGTGGTGGGCTTGGAGGTTATGCCAAGATGGCTCAAGGTTTCTTGAAGTGA
- a CDS encoding Remorin family protein: protein MKLACKAIISKTLKKPKPSNTSSQVLPPYFSLKMDTLIKQTRRKHPASQEKIREVGSSTREKKVSARKSVSFKEDKKKPSNWLQKQFSRQMSGQSYDPIGEMDHAAAVAATAYAIATFEETWLENYHSGLELGPSSSRSKSRSEELLPLEEPRSLSRRFSGQLSFIDSETKDHKPPTLKSPMRKSSSVKKTFSMNLMGDHTKQNQDSEEKHERQRKPVSEPPRIQPPLRTRSEPRAPPPPPPPLLSPSPLRLPPRETKRQSSEHTSRKDDSTADAWEKAELSKIKARYEKLNRKIDLWEAKKREKARRKLDISEQSELEQRRKRGLQRFREDTEYIEQIAAGARAQAEKDRQSKEFKVKEKAGVIRSTGKLPGNACCF, encoded by the exons ATGAAACTTGCATGCAAAGCAATAATCTCAAAAACCcttaaaaaaccaaaaccctcaAACACATCTTCTCAAGTCCTCCCACcatattttagtttgaaaaTGGATACCTTAATCAAGCAGACAAG GAGGAAGCATCCAGCTTCCCAGGAAAAAATTAGAGAGGTTGGTAGCTCAACTAGAGAGAAAAAAGTGTCAGCAAGGAAGTCTGTTTCATTCAAAGAAG ATAAGAAGAAGCCTTCAAACTGGTTACAGAAGCAGTTCTCGAGGCAAATGAGTGGCCAAAGTTATGATCCCATCGGAGAAATGGATCATGCAGCTGCAGTTGCAGCCACTGCCTATGCCATAGCCACTTTTGAAGAAACTTGGCTAGAGAACTATCAT agtggCCTTGAACTTGGACCTTCTTCGTCAAGGAGCAAGAGCAGAAGTGAAGAACTGTTGCCTTTAGAGGAACCAAGAAGCTTATCAAGAAGATTCTCAG GGCAACTTTCGTTTATAGATTCAGAGACGAAAGATCATAAACCTCCTACACTAAAGTCCCCAATGAGAAAGTCATCTTCGGTAAAAAAGACTTTCTCCATGAACTTGATGGGAGACCACACCAAACAGAATCAAGATTCAGAGGAGAAACatgaaagacaaagaaaaccGGTTTCTGAACCACCACGGATACAACCACCGCTTAGGACACGATCAGAACCTCGTGCTCCACcgccacctcctcctcctcttctatCACCTTCGCCTCTGCGGCTTCCACCTAGGGAAACCAAAAGGCAGAGTTCTGAGCATACTAGTCGAAAGGATGATTCTACAGCTGATGCTTGGGAAAAAGCTGAACTATCTAAGATCAAAGCAAG GTATGAGAAGTTAAACAGAAAGATAGATTTGTGGGAAGcgaagaaaagggaaaaagcTCGAAGGAAGCTGGACATATCTGAG CAGAGCGAACTAGAacagaggagaaagagaggtttGCAGAGATTTAGAGAAGACACAGAATACATTGAACAGATTGCTGCTGGAGCCAGAGCTCAGGCGGAGAAAGACAGACAGAGCAAAGAGTTCAAGGTGAAGGAGAAGGCCGGTGTTATCCGTAGTACCGGTAAACTCCCTGGAAATGCATGCTGTTTCTGA
- a CDS encoding Remorin family protein (Remorin family protein; CONTAINS InterPro DOMAIN/s: Remorin, C-terminal (InterPro:IPR005516); BEST Arabidopsis thaliana protein match is: Remorin family protein (TAIR:AT1G69325.1); Has 2207 Blast hits to 2073 proteins in 300 species: Archae - 0; Bacteria - 220; Metazoa - 860; Fungi - 377; Plants - 358; Viruses - 3; Other Eukaryotes - 389 (source: NCBI BLink).) has translation MDTLIKQTRRKHPASQEKIREVGSSTREKKVSARKSVSFKEDKKKPSNWLQKQFSRQMSGQSYDPIGEMDHAAAVAATAYAIATFEETWLENYHSGLELGPSSSRSKSRSEELLPLEEPRSLSRRFSGQLSFIDSETKDHKPPTLKSPMRKSSSVKKTFSMNLMGDHTKQNQDSEEKHERQRKPVSEPPRIQPPLRTRSEPRAPPPPPPPLLSPSPLRLPPRETKRQSSEHTSRKDDSTADAWEKAELSKIKARYEKLNRKIDLWEAKKREKARRKLDISEQSELEQRRKRGLQRFREDTEYIEQIAAGARAQAEKDRQSKEFKVKEKAGVIRSTGKLPGNACCF, from the exons aTGGATACCTTAATCAAGCAGACAAG GAGGAAGCATCCAGCTTCCCAGGAAAAAATTAGAGAGGTTGGTAGCTCAACTAGAGAGAAAAAAGTGTCAGCAAGGAAGTCTGTTTCATTCAAAGAAG ATAAGAAGAAGCCTTCAAACTGGTTACAGAAGCAGTTCTCGAGGCAAATGAGTGGCCAAAGTTATGATCCCATCGGAGAAATGGATCATGCAGCTGCAGTTGCAGCCACTGCCTATGCCATAGCCACTTTTGAAGAAACTTGGCTAGAGAACTATCAT agtggCCTTGAACTTGGACCTTCTTCGTCAAGGAGCAAGAGCAGAAGTGAAGAACTGTTGCCTTTAGAGGAACCAAGAAGCTTATCAAGAAGATTCTCAG GGCAACTTTCGTTTATAGATTCAGAGACGAAAGATCATAAACCTCCTACACTAAAGTCCCCAATGAGAAAGTCATCTTCGGTAAAAAAGACTTTCTCCATGAACTTGATGGGAGACCACACCAAACAGAATCAAGATTCAGAGGAGAAACatgaaagacaaagaaaaccGGTTTCTGAACCACCACGGATACAACCACCGCTTAGGACACGATCAGAACCTCGTGCTCCACcgccacctcctcctcctcttctatCACCTTCGCCTCTGCGGCTTCCACCTAGGGAAACCAAAAGGCAGAGTTCTGAGCATACTAGTCGAAAGGATGATTCTACAGCTGATGCTTGGGAAAAAGCTGAACTATCTAAGATCAAAGCAAG GTATGAGAAGTTAAACAGAAAGATAGATTTGTGGGAAGcgaagaaaagggaaaaagcTCGAAGGAAGCTGGACATATCTGAG CAGAGCGAACTAGAacagaggagaaagagaggtttGCAGAGATTTAGAGAAGACACAGAATACATTGAACAGATTGCTGCTGGAGCCAGAGCTCAGGCGGAGAAAGACAGACAGAGCAAAGAGTTCAAGGTGAAGGAGAAGGCCGGTGTTATCCGTAGTACCGGTAAACTCCCTGGAAATGCATGCTGTTTCTGA
- a CDS encoding Leucine-rich repeat (LRR) family protein — MANLSLSLYLILRIYALLLLFNVSFAKTLKRDMKALNEIKKLVGWRLVYSWVGDDPCGDGVLPPWSGVTCSKVGDYRVVVKLEVYSMSIVGNFPKAITKLLDLTVLDMHNNKLTGPIPPEIGRLKRLITLNLRWNKLQQALPPEIGGLKSLTYLYLSFNNFKGEIPKELANLHELQYLHIQENHFTGRIPAELGTLQKLRHLDAGNNNLVGSISDLFRIEGCFPALRNLFLNNNYLTGGLPNKLANLTNLEILYLSFNKMTGAIPAALASIPRLTNLHLDHNLFNGSIPEAFYKHPNLKDMYVHKLSKVSLCKTIYNTHVLI; from the exons ATGGCGAATTTGAGTTTGAGCTTGTATCTAATCCTCCGGATTTACGCTCTTTTGTTGCTGTTCAATGTCTCCTTCGCTAAAACACTTAAACGAGACA TGAAAGCTTTGAATGAGATAAAGAAATTGGTGGGATGGAGATTGGTATACTCTTGGGTTGGAGATGATCCTTGTGGCGATGGAGTTTTGCCTCCGTGGTCTGGAGTTACTTGCTCTAAAGTTGGCGATTATCGTGTCGTCGTCAAGCT AGAAGTGTATTCAATGTCGATAGTTGGGAATTTCCCAAAGGCTATAACGAAGCTCTTAGATCTCACTGTTTT GGATATgcataataacaaattaacagGTCCTATTCCTCCAGAAATTGGGCGGCTTAAGCGGCTTATCACACT GAATTTGAGGTGGAACAAACTTCAACAGGCACTGCCTCCTGAAATTGGTGGATTGAAGAGTCTAACTTATCT GTACCTGAGTTTTAACAATTTCAAAGGAGAAATCCCCAAAGAACTTGCAAATCTCCATGAGCTCCAGTACTTACATATTCAGGAGAATCATTTTACTGGGCGAATTCCAGCAGAGCTGGGAACATTACAAAAACTTCGCCACTT GGATGCTGGCAACAATAACTTAGTGGGGAGTATAAGCGATCTTTTTCGCATTGAAGGATGCTTTCCAGCTCTTAGAAACCT gtttttaaacaataattaCTTGACTGGAGGACTCCCAAACAAGCTTGCAAATCTAACAAACCTGGAGATCTT GTACTTATCTTTCAACAAAATGACTGGAGCAATACCCGCTGCACTTGCCAGTATACCAAGACTAACTAACTT GCACTTGGACCACAATCTATTCAATGGAAGTATACCTGAAGCCTTCTACAAGCATCCAAACCTAAAAGATATGTATGTTCATAAGCTCTCTAAGGTCTCATTGTGTAAGACGATATATAACACACATGTTCTAATTTAA
- a CDS encoding Remorin family protein translates to MDTLIKQTRRKHPASQEKIREVGSSTREKKVSARKSVSFKEDKKKPSNWLQKQFSRQMSGQSYDPIGEMDHAAAVAATAYAIATFEETWLENYHSGLELGPSSSRSKSRSEELLPLEEPRSLSRRFSGQLSFIDSETKDHKPPTLKSPMRKSSSVKKTFSMNLMGDHTKQNQDSEEKHERQRKPVSEPPRIQPPLRTRSEPRAPPPPPPPLLSPSPLRLPPRETKRQSSEHTSRKDDSTADAWEKAELSKIKARYEKLNRKIDLWEAKKREKARRKLDISEVDNIMTLYNLIS, encoded by the exons aTGGATACCTTAATCAAGCAGACAAG GAGGAAGCATCCAGCTTCCCAGGAAAAAATTAGAGAGGTTGGTAGCTCAACTAGAGAGAAAAAAGTGTCAGCAAGGAAGTCTGTTTCATTCAAAGAAG ATAAGAAGAAGCCTTCAAACTGGTTACAGAAGCAGTTCTCGAGGCAAATGAGTGGCCAAAGTTATGATCCCATCGGAGAAATGGATCATGCAGCTGCAGTTGCAGCCACTGCCTATGCCATAGCCACTTTTGAAGAAACTTGGCTAGAGAACTATCAT agtggCCTTGAACTTGGACCTTCTTCGTCAAGGAGCAAGAGCAGAAGTGAAGAACTGTTGCCTTTAGAGGAACCAAGAAGCTTATCAAGAAGATTCTCAG GGCAACTTTCGTTTATAGATTCAGAGACGAAAGATCATAAACCTCCTACACTAAAGTCCCCAATGAGAAAGTCATCTTCGGTAAAAAAGACTTTCTCCATGAACTTGATGGGAGACCACACCAAACAGAATCAAGATTCAGAGGAGAAACatgaaagacaaagaaaaccGGTTTCTGAACCACCACGGATACAACCACCGCTTAGGACACGATCAGAACCTCGTGCTCCACcgccacctcctcctcctcttctatCACCTTCGCCTCTGCGGCTTCCACCTAGGGAAACCAAAAGGCAGAGTTCTGAGCATACTAGTCGAAAGGATGATTCTACAGCTGATGCTTGGGAAAAAGCTGAACTATCTAAGATCAAAGCAAG GTATGAGAAGTTAAACAGAAAGATAGATTTGTGGGAAGcgaagaaaagggaaaaagcTCGAAGGAAGCTGGACATATCTGAGGTTGATAATATAATGACTTTGTATAATCTAATCTCATAA
- a CDS encoding Leucine-rich repeat (LRR) family protein (Leucine-rich repeat (LRR) family protein; INVOLVED IN: signal transduction; LOCATED IN: endomembrane system; EXPRESSED IN: 7 plant structures; EXPRESSED DURING: 4 anthesis, petal differentiation and expansion stage; CONTAINS InterPro DOMAIN/s: Leucine-rich repeat (InterPro:IPR001611); BEST Arabidopsis thaliana protein match is: Leucine-rich repeat (LRR) family protein (TAIR:AT5G61240.1); Has 85487 Blast hits to 26338 proteins in 1000 species: Archae - 30; Bacteria - 6164; Metazoa - 15752; Fungi - 920; Plants - 57746; Viruses - 0; Other Eukaryotes - 4875 (source: NCBI BLink).), with amino-acid sequence MANLSLSLYLILRIYALLLLFNVSFAKTLKRDMKALNEIKKLVGWRLVYSWVGDDPCGDGVLPPWSGVTCSKVGDYRVVVKLEVYSMSIVGNFPKAITKLLDLTVLDMHNNKLTGPIPPEIGRLKRLITLNLRWNKLQQALPPEIGGLKSLTYLYLSFNNFKGEIPKELANLHELQYLHIQENHFTGRIPAELGTLQKLRHLDAGNNNLVGSISDLFRIEGCFPALRNLFLNNNYLTGGLPNKLANLTNLEILYLSFNKMTGAIPAALASIPRLTNLHLDHNLFNGSIPEAFYKHPNLKDMYIEGNAFKSDVKAIGAHKVLELSDTDFLV; translated from the exons ATGGCGAATTTGAGTTTGAGCTTGTATCTAATCCTCCGGATTTACGCTCTTTTGTTGCTGTTCAATGTCTCCTTCGCTAAAACACTTAAACGAGACA TGAAAGCTTTGAATGAGATAAAGAAATTGGTGGGATGGAGATTGGTATACTCTTGGGTTGGAGATGATCCTTGTGGCGATGGAGTTTTGCCTCCGTGGTCTGGAGTTACTTGCTCTAAAGTTGGCGATTATCGTGTCGTCGTCAAGCT AGAAGTGTATTCAATGTCGATAGTTGGGAATTTCCCAAAGGCTATAACGAAGCTCTTAGATCTCACTGTTTT GGATATgcataataacaaattaacagGTCCTATTCCTCCAGAAATTGGGCGGCTTAAGCGGCTTATCACACT GAATTTGAGGTGGAACAAACTTCAACAGGCACTGCCTCCTGAAATTGGTGGATTGAAGAGTCTAACTTATCT GTACCTGAGTTTTAACAATTTCAAAGGAGAAATCCCCAAAGAACTTGCAAATCTCCATGAGCTCCAGTACTTACATATTCAGGAGAATCATTTTACTGGGCGAATTCCAGCAGAGCTGGGAACATTACAAAAACTTCGCCACTT GGATGCTGGCAACAATAACTTAGTGGGGAGTATAAGCGATCTTTTTCGCATTGAAGGATGCTTTCCAGCTCTTAGAAACCT gtttttaaacaataattaCTTGACTGGAGGACTCCCAAACAAGCTTGCAAATCTAACAAACCTGGAGATCTT GTACTTATCTTTCAACAAAATGACTGGAGCAATACCCGCTGCACTTGCCAGTATACCAAGACTAACTAACTT GCACTTGGACCACAATCTATTCAATGGAAGTATACCTGAAGCCTTCTACAAGCATCCAAACCTAAAAGATAT GTACATAGAAGGGAATGCTTTCAAATCAGACGTGAAGGCGATTGGTGCACATAAGGTCCTCGAACTTTCTGACACAGACTTCCTTGTTTAG
- a CDS encoding Remorin family protein, with protein MDTLIKQTRRKHPASQEKIREVGSSTREKKVSARKSVSFKEDKKKPSNWLQKQFSRQMSGQSYDPIGEMDHAAAVAATAYAIATFEETWLENYHSGLELGPSSSRSKSRSEELLPLEEPRSLSRRFSGQLSFIDSETKDHKPPTLKSPMRKSSSVKKTFSMNLMGDHTKQNQDSEEKHERQRKPVSEPPRIQPPLRTRSEPRAPPPPPPPLLSPSPLRLPPRETKRQSSEHTSRKDDSTADAWEKAELSKIKAR; from the exons aTGGATACCTTAATCAAGCAGACAAG GAGGAAGCATCCAGCTTCCCAGGAAAAAATTAGAGAGGTTGGTAGCTCAACTAGAGAGAAAAAAGTGTCAGCAAGGAAGTCTGTTTCATTCAAAGAAG ATAAGAAGAAGCCTTCAAACTGGTTACAGAAGCAGTTCTCGAGGCAAATGAGTGGCCAAAGTTATGATCCCATCGGAGAAATGGATCATGCAGCTGCAGTTGCAGCCACTGCCTATGCCATAGCCACTTTTGAAGAAACTTGGCTAGAGAACTATCAT agtggCCTTGAACTTGGACCTTCTTCGTCAAGGAGCAAGAGCAGAAGTGAAGAACTGTTGCCTTTAGAGGAACCAAGAAGCTTATCAAGAAGATTCTCAG GGCAACTTTCGTTTATAGATTCAGAGACGAAAGATCATAAACCTCCTACACTAAAGTCCCCAATGAGAAAGTCATCTTCGGTAAAAAAGACTTTCTCCATGAACTTGATGGGAGACCACACCAAACAGAATCAAGATTCAGAGGAGAAACatgaaagacaaagaaaaccGGTTTCTGAACCACCACGGATACAACCACCGCTTAGGACACGATCAGAACCTCGTGCTCCACcgccacctcctcctcctcttctatCACCTTCGCCTCTGCGGCTTCCACCTAGGGAAACCAAAAGGCAGAGTTCTGAGCATACTAGTCGAAAGGATGATTCTACAGCTGATGCTTGGGAAAAAGCTGAACTATCTAAGATCAAAGCAAGGTAA
- the PAP2 gene encoding Purple acid phosphatases superfamily protein (Purple acid phosphatases superfamily protein; FUNCTIONS IN: hydrolase activity, protein serine/threonine phosphatase activity, metal ion binding, acid phosphatase activity; INVOLVED IN: biological_process unknown; LOCATED IN: chloroplast; EXPRESSED IN: 25 plant structures; EXPRESSED DURING: 15 growth stages; CONTAINS InterPro DOMAIN/s: Purple acid phosphatase, N-terminal (InterPro:IPR015914), Metallophosphoesterase (InterPro:IPR004843), Purple acid phosphatase-like, N-terminal (InterPro:IPR008963); BEST Arabidopsis thaliana protein match is: purple acid phosphatase 9 (TAIR:AT2G03450.1); Has 1738 Blast hits to 1720 proteins in 355 species: Archae - 1; Bacteria - 507; Metazoa - 197; Fungi - 77; Plants - 727; Viruses - 0; Other Eukaryotes - 229 (source: NCBI BLink).), with protein sequence MIVNFSFFLLLFVSVFVSSADSKATISISPNALNRSGDSVVIQWSGVDSPSDLDWLGLYSPPESPNDHFIGYKFLNESSTWKDGFGSISLPLTNLRSNYTFRIFRWSESEIDPKHKDHDQNPLPGTKHLLAESEQLTFGSGVGMPEQIHLSFTNMVNTMRVMFVAGDGEERFVRYGESKDLLGNSAAARGMRYEREHMCDSPANSTIGWRDPGWIFDTVMKNLNDGVRYYYQVGSDSKGWSEIHSYIARDVTAEETVAFMFGDMGCATPYTTFIRTQDESISTVKWILRDIEALGDKPAMISHIGDISYARGYSWVWDEFFAQVEPIASTVPYHVCIGNHEYDFSTQPWKPDWAASIYGNDGGGECGVPYSLKFNMPGNSSESTGMKAPPTRNLYYSYDMGTVHFVYISTETNFLKGGSQYEFIKRDLESVDRKKTPFVVVQGHRPMYTTSNEVRDTMIRQKMVEHLEPLFVKNNVTLALWGHVHRYERFCPISNNTCGTQWQGNPVHLVIGMAGQDWQPIWQPRPNHPDLPIFPQPEQSMYRTGEFGYTRLVANKEKLTVSFVGNHDGEVHDTVEMLASGVVISGSKESTKIPNLKTVPASATLMGKSESNALWYAKGAGLMVVGVLLGFIIGFFTRGKKSSSGNRWIPVKNEET encoded by the exons ATGATCgttaatttctctttcttcctccttctcttcGTCTCCGTCTTCGTTTCCTCTGCTGATTCTAAAGCGACCATTTCAATTTCCCCTAATGCTCTCAATCGATCTGGCGATTCCGTTGTGATACAATGGTCCGGTGTCGATTCTCCGTCAGATCTCGATTGGTTAGGACTCTACTCGCCGCCGGAGTCTCCTAATGATCACTTTATTGGTTACAAATTCCTCAATGAATCGTCCACTTGGAAAGATGGTTTCGGTTCGATTTCTCTTCCTTTAACCAATCTCCGATCAAATTACACATTCCGGATCTTCCGTTGGAGCGAATCCGAGATTGATCCGAAACATAAGGATCATGATCAGAATCCTTTACCAGGAACTAAACATCTTCTAGCTGAATCGGAGCAGCTGACTTTCGGATCCGGTGTTGGTATGCCGGAGCAGATCCATTTGTCGTTCACAAATATGGTTAACACGATGCGTGTTATGTTTGTAGCTGGAGATGGTGAAGAACGTTTTGTTAGATACGGTGAATCGAAGGATTTGTTAGGTAATTCCGCGGCGGCGCGTGGGATGAGGTACGAGAGAGAGCACATGTGTGATTCGCCGGCGAATTCCACTATTGGTTGGAGAGATCCTGGTTGGATTTTTGATACCGTCATGAAGAATTTGAATGATGGCGTTAGATACTATTATCAG GTTGGGAGTGATTCTAAGGGATGGAGTGAGATCCATAGCTACATTGCTCGAGATGTGACTGCAGAAGAAACCGTAGCTTTCATGTTTGGAGATATGGGTTGTGCTACACCATACACGACATTTATCCGCACACAAGATGAGAGCATATCTACAGTGAAGTGGATCCTCCGTGACATTGAAGCTCTTGGTGATAAGCCAGCTATGATTTCACACATTGGAGATATAAGTTATGCTCGTGGTTACTCGTGGGTATGGGATGAGTTCTTTGCTCAGGTTGAGCCTATTGCCTCGACAGTTCCTTACCATGTTTGCATTGGTAACCATGAGTATGATTTCTCTACTCAGCCGTGGAAACCTGATTGGGCAGCTTCTATTTATGGAAACGATGGTGGTGGCGAATGTGGTGTGCCGTATAGCTTGAAGTTTAACATGCCTGGGAATTCTTCAGAGTCTACAGGAATGAAAGCTCCTCCGACAAGGaatttatattattcttaTGATATGGGAACGGTCCATTTCGTTTATATCTCCACAGAGACGAATTTTCTTAAAGGAGGTAGTCAATATGAATTCATAAAGCGAGATCTAGAGTCTGTAGACAGGAAGAAAACACCGTTTGTTGTTGTGCAAGGACATAGACCAATGTACACTACGAGCAACGAGGTTAGAGACACTATGATTCGACAAAAGATGGTTGAGCATCTAGAACCTTTGTTTGTGAAAAACAATGTCACACTTGCTCTATGGGGACATGTTCATAGATACGAAAGGTTTTGTCCCATAAGCAACAACACTTGCGGCACACAGTGGCAAGGAAATCCGGTTCATCTTGTGATCGGTATGGCTGGTCAAGATTGGCAACCGATTTGGCAGCCTAGACCAAACCATCCAGATCTTCCTATATTCCCTCAGCCTGAACAATCAATGTATCGTACAGGTGAGTTTGGTTACACTCGTTTAGttgcaaacaaagaaaagctCACTGTTTCTTTTGTGGGTAATCACGATGGCGAAGTTCATGATACTGTTGAGATGTTAGCATCTGGGGTAGTAATCAGTGGGAGCAAAGAGAGTACTAAAATCCCAAATCTGAAAACCGTTCCTGCTTCTGCTACACTTATGGGAAAATCAGAATCTAATGCTTTGTGGTATGCCAAAGGAGCAGGCTTGATGGTTGTGGGTGTGCTTTTAGGGTTCATTATCGGGTTTTTTACCCGGGGAAAGAAATCTTCGTCTGGAAACCGTTGGATCCCAGTCAAGAACGAGGAGACATAA
- a CDS encoding Remorin family protein — translation MKLACKAIISKTLKKPKPSNTSSQVLPPYFSLKMDTLIKQTRRKHPASQEKIREVGSSTREKKVSARKSVSFKEDKKKPSNWLQKQFSRQMSGQSYDPIGEMDHAAAVAATAYAIATFEETWLENYHSGLELGPSSSRSKSRSEELLPLEEPRSLSRRFSGQLSFIDSETKDHKPPTLKSPMRKSSSVKKTFSMNLMGDHTKQNQDSEEKHERQRKPVSEPPRIQPPLRTRSEPRAPPPPPPPLLSPSPLRLPPRETKRQSSEHTSRKDDSTADAWEKAELSKIKAR, via the exons ATGAAACTTGCATGCAAAGCAATAATCTCAAAAACCcttaaaaaaccaaaaccctcaAACACATCTTCTCAAGTCCTCCCACcatattttagtttgaaaaTGGATACCTTAATCAAGCAGACAAG GAGGAAGCATCCAGCTTCCCAGGAAAAAATTAGAGAGGTTGGTAGCTCAACTAGAGAGAAAAAAGTGTCAGCAAGGAAGTCTGTTTCATTCAAAGAAG ATAAGAAGAAGCCTTCAAACTGGTTACAGAAGCAGTTCTCGAGGCAAATGAGTGGCCAAAGTTATGATCCCATCGGAGAAATGGATCATGCAGCTGCAGTTGCAGCCACTGCCTATGCCATAGCCACTTTTGAAGAAACTTGGCTAGAGAACTATCAT agtggCCTTGAACTTGGACCTTCTTCGTCAAGGAGCAAGAGCAGAAGTGAAGAACTGTTGCCTTTAGAGGAACCAAGAAGCTTATCAAGAAGATTCTCAG GGCAACTTTCGTTTATAGATTCAGAGACGAAAGATCATAAACCTCCTACACTAAAGTCCCCAATGAGAAAGTCATCTTCGGTAAAAAAGACTTTCTCCATGAACTTGATGGGAGACCACACCAAACAGAATCAAGATTCAGAGGAGAAACatgaaagacaaagaaaaccGGTTTCTGAACCACCACGGATACAACCACCGCTTAGGACACGATCAGAACCTCGTGCTCCACcgccacctcctcctcctcttctatCACCTTCGCCTCTGCGGCTTCCACCTAGGGAAACCAAAAGGCAGAGTTCTGAGCATACTAGTCGAAAGGATGATTCTACAGCTGATGCTTGGGAAAAAGCTGAACTATCTAAGATCAAAGCAAGGTAA